The Panthera leo isolate Ple1 chromosome D1, P.leo_Ple1_pat1.1, whole genome shotgun sequence region CCAAGTTTGACCCTGACCTGGACTTGGGTCACCCGGTGAGCTGCCGCCTCCCGGGGCCTCCTGTGTCCCCATACTCGTGGCCAGGGTGGTGGGTGTGGGCCCCAGGCCGACCCTGGATGGGGAGCCTGTCTGCTGCCCAGCTCCTGGCCAAACCACCGAGGCCTGGCTAAGAGCAGCCGCCAGGCACCTGCTGGTGCCTCGGGCATAGCGGggctggtgggcagggaggggtggtgagcagggaagggggccagtgagctgggagggggggtTGGTGGGCAGGAAGAGGGGTGACTGGTGGAGAGGGGCCCGGCTGGGCCGGAGGGTgcagtgagtggggagagggggggcaGCAAGTGGGAGGGGgcggtggcagggagggaggggtcaggtggggcggggcggggcggcgggcggccTCCTGAGCGCGTCCACCGTGCGGGCAGGGTTTCTCCGACCAGGCGTACCGGCAGCGCAGGAAGCTGATCGCCGAGATAGCCTTCCAGTACAAGCAGTAAGGACCCCTGGGGCCTCAGCCCCAGGGACCCAGACCCTGTCCTGTAGCCTCACACTGGCacactgggggaggggtgtcttTGTGTCTTTGACCAACACTGTCACTGTGGTCACTGGCCTGGGCCCCCAAGTCACGTCGAGGAAACCAGGCAGCTTGCTGAGGCCACACGGCCAGCTGGGCGTCCAGCCCCAAGCCCCTCCTGTCTGCTCTCCACACGCCCTTTGCAACGGAGCCCCGTTGACCTCCCCACACGCCCCCGAGGGGGCCCCACTGACTGCACACCCCCCTCTGCAGTGGTGACCCCATTCCCCGTGTGGAGTACACGGCCGAGGAGATCGCCACCTGGTAAGACCCCGGTGCCCATCCCAGGGTGGAGGGGGCAAGGAGGGCCAGGGGAAGACCCCCCAAGTCCCCACGTGTGATGGCCAAGTGGGGAAAGGACTTCCCAAGGCCCTGATTGTCGGTCTAGAGGGACAGGCTGGTGGTGGGTCAGGCCGTCCCCACGGCCTCCGTCCCTTGGAACCCCCCACAGCCGTGGGCAAAGGCCCCTCCCAGTGGCCAGGGTCTCCAGGGTCCAGCGAGAGGCCTGCAGTGGggatcccccccgcccccaccgtggAGCCTGCCGAAGGCAGAGcacagtgaggaggggaggggccggcaTCCAGGTCGGGGGCAGGCCTGGCTGCCTGGGGACGCGGGGCACCACAGCCAGGCCTGAGACCCCCGCCTGAGACCCCCGCCTGCAGGAAGGAGGTCTACACCACCCTCAAGGGCCTCTACGTCACTCACGCCTGCCGGGAACACCTGGAGGCTTTCCAGCTGCTGGAGCGTTTCAGCGGGTACCGGGAGGACAGCATCCCTCAGCTGGAAGACGTGTCCCGCTTCCTGAAGGGTGCGCGGGCCGCGGGGAGAGGCGCGGAGGAGGGAGGCGCCCACCCTGCCCGGCGCCCTGACCGGCCGGGGTCCTTGCAGAGCGGACAGGGTTCCAGCTGCGGCCCGTGGCCGGCCTGCTGTCCGCCCGGGACTTCCTGGCCAGCCTGGCCTTTCGAGTGTTCCAGTGCACCCAGTACATCCGACACGCCTCCTCGCCCATGCACTCCCCGGAGCCGTGAGTGTGCACCTGCACCGGGCCCTGCCCCTGCCGCCCAGCCTCGCCACGCGGGgccggcagagagggagggggccaggGGCGGGCAGCCGGACCCCTGGACCACCCCCCCAGCaccgcccctctccccacccccacagggaCTGCTGCCACGAGCTGCTGGGGCACGTGCCCATGCTGGCCGACCGGACCTTCGCTCAGTTCTCCCAGGTTtgtgccccaggccccaggccgggGACCCGCCGGGCTGAGGGCTAGGGGGCGTGCTGCCTGAGCCTCAGCGCCCTGCCCGAGTCCCTCTGTGGCTGGACGGTGCCCACTTGGGCCCATGAGGCTTCAGGGAGAGGCATCGTCCTGGAAGAGAGGGGTGGGTGAGCCTCGCTGGCTGCACTTAGACCTGTTCTGGGCAAAACGCTTATAAAAATGAGGAGGCGTTCGTTGGCTGGCCTGGTGCAGCGGGCGGGCGGATTCCCACGGCCtgtgctgccacctgctggctgcTTCCAGAAGAGACGTCTTGGGCCCTCGATTGATCCTGGGAGGGTCCCTGCATCCCAGGAGGGCCCCCCACACCTGCATACCTATGGGGTCCCCTCCATCTTGGGAGGGGCCCTGTATACCTGGAGGACCTTTGCATCTTGGGAAGATGCCCCATTCCAGAAGGCTCCCCGGATCCTGGGAGGGTCCCCGAATCCCCAGAGGGTCATTGCGTCCTAGCTGGTGTCCAGGAGGCCCCTGGGGTGGCCTCGCCCCACGCAGGCGCCCGTGCAGTGTTGGGCCGAGCCTCTCCCCTCTCAGCCTCCCCTTTCCTCCACAGGACATCGGGCTCGCGTCCTTGGGGGCTTCCGACGAGGAGATTGAGAAGCTGTCCACGGTGGGCGCCTTCCCCTGCAGGGCCTTGGGGGGCTggccccagggtgcctggcttCAGGGCAGGCCCCCCCACCTGGGCCTGGGCCCCCACTTCTGTCCGGGGAGTGTCACCTTTATGCTGTGACCTTGCCAGAGTCTGgccgggctctgccctgggtggggggtgcCCCAGGCCCGGGGGTAGGTGGGCCGCGGTGTGGGCAGCGGCTACCTCTGCCAACGCTGTGCCCGTCCCGCCAGCTGTACTGGTTCACGGTGGAGTTCGGGCTGTGCAAGCAGAATGGGGAGGTGAAGGCCTACGGTGCTGGACTGCTGTCCTCCTACGGGGAGCTCCTGGTGAGGCCACCCTCCACCGGGGGACCCTGCCCCACCCACATGGCCTCCAGGCCTCGGGAGGCCCCCCGGGGAGGGGGACGCCGCGGGCCAGGGTGGGGGGCCCGTGACCCTGCGGCCTCCCCCCAGCACTCTCTGTCTGAGGAGCCCGAGATCCGGGCCTTCGACCCGGATGCTGCAGCCGTACAGCCTTACCAGGACCAGACTTACCAGCCCGTCTACTTCGTGTCCGAGAGTTTCAGCGACGCCAAGGACAAACTCAGGTGCCcgggccccccaggtgcccccagaccgGGCGAGCCTGCAGCCGGCCCGGGCCTGTGAACCCACTGCGCACACCCTTCCCACAGTAGGACCCCCAACCAAAAAGTCCAGGGAGGGGGAGAACTGCTGGTGGCCGGGTCAAGGCCACGTGTTGGGAGGCAGAGTGTGACCTTTGTAAGAAGGATGTGTGGGGTCCTTCCCAGCCTCTAAGCAGCTGGTGCCatggggtgggacagaggagaggggcaggggcggccGAGGGCCGGTGTGGAAAGGCTGGGGGGCCTGGAGGGAGCAGGcactcctggggaggggggctgagggCGCGTGACCACCGGCGTCTGGGCAAGAGGGCAAAGCCTGAGATGTGTCCCACCTGCTCATCCTTGGAGAGGGTCTTATTTTCGAgtcaggggaaactgaggcccaggggcgGTGTGttcagagtggaggtggggggagggctggatcccacaagcAAGCATAGGACCAGCAACAGAACTGGGGCTCTGCACAGCACACGGCCCGGGGAAGGCCGCCTGGAGGAGgtgtggggagggatgggggtcCGGCAGAGACCTGCCTGGAACAGGCCTGTCCCTCCCTTGTCCCTCCCCCTGCAGTAGGCTCGGTCTCCCATCTTGTCCGAGCAGTTGGTCATACGGAGATTTTTGGGGGGTGCAGGCAGCTCTCGCCCTGCGGGGATGAAGGAGGCCGTCTCCTGGAGGCCGCAgactctgcctctgctcctccccatctccccagggTCCCCTGAGTCCCCGCCAGGTGACCCAGGGTCCATACTCACTGCCTTCCCTAGGAACTATGCTTCCCGCATCCAGCGCCCCTTCTCCGTGAAGTTTGACCCGTACACGCTGGCCATCGACGTGCTGGACAGTCCCCATGCCATCCGGCGCTCCCTGCAGGGCGTCCAGGACGAGCTACACACCCTCACCCATGCGCTGAGCGCCATCGGCTAGTACAGCGGGAGAGAcccttcccccgcctcccccggcccctgccca contains the following coding sequences:
- the TH gene encoding tyrosine 3-monooxygenase: MPTPNAASPQAKGFRRAVSELDAKQAEAIMSPRFIGRRQSLIEDARKEREKAEAAGAASSEPGDPLETAVFKEKDGKATLNLIFTLRGAKASLSRAVKAFETFEAQIRHLETRPAQRPRAGGPHLEYFVCCEVPSADLPALLSSVRRVAEDVRGARENKVFWFPRKVSELDKCHHLVTKFDPDLDLGHPGFSDQAYRQRRKLIAEIAFQYKHGDPIPRVEYTAEEIATWKEVYTTLKGLYVTHACREHLEAFQLLERFSGYREDSIPQLEDVSRFLKERTGFQLRPVAGLLSARDFLASLAFRVFQCTQYIRHASSPMHSPEPDCCHELLGHVPMLADRTFAQFSQDIGLASLGASDEEIEKLSTLYWFTVEFGLCKQNGEVKAYGAGLLSSYGELLHSLSEEPEIRAFDPDAAAVQPYQDQTYQPVYFVSESFSDAKDKLRNYASRIQRPFSVKFDPYTLAIDVLDSPHAIRRSLQGVQDELHTLTHALSAIG